A region of the Chlamydia buteonis genome:
CGAATAACATCTGCAACCAAATTAGAGACGCAACAAATACAAAGAAGACCCTGACAAGACTGTAAAGATTTAGACAATGAAAATAAAAGGCGGATTCCTGAGCTACTCATATAAGTCACGTATTGGAAGTTGAGTACAATTTTATGCTTACCTTCTTTAACTTTCTTATCTAGAAATGCTTCTGCTTGAGGCACAGAAACAGCATCTAACGCCCCTTCTAAAGAGACAACAAGAACATCCCCATACTGTTTAGTTAACCAATCCATAAAAGCAACTCCAAATAGTATCTCGCAAATATTAGCGATATTATTTACGATAAAAATAAAAAACAATGCGCACCCATGGTAAGAAGCTTTATAAAAATGCTTTTTTCTCCTGGACCAAGATATTCTCTATCTTACGCATTCCTATGTATTTTCCTTAGCATCCTAATTTTTATTCCTACCATTCATTGGCTTTTGTTTCCCGAGACTTTTTTATTTCCCACAACAAAAGCTCTTCCCATTAAAAATATTTTCCTTATTTCTTCATCTCCTTCTAGAATTCCTGAGGCTATTTTTTCAGAGACATTACAATTATCAGCAGACTATCCTACTTTCCTACATCAATTTACAATTAAGCAAGCAGAAGCGAAGTTAAAAGATCTAGGGATATTTTCTTCGGTATCTATAAAAAAAGTCCCAGACAACAAAGGAATCATCATCTTTTATGCTTTACACACCCCTATAGGCTATTTAGGCAACCAAACAAATACTTTAATTAACCATTCCGGGGAACGCTTCCCTTGCCAACCTTTTTTTAAAACTCAAAAACTTCCTAAGATTTTTTTCCCACAAAAAGATGTAGAATCTTCTATTTTACCTTTATGGAAAATAGACATTGCATCTCTCCTAATTGAAGAACTCAAAGAAGATCCGCCTGTGATTATTGATTTGTCTCTTACGGATATATACCCTATGGAAATAACCGTTTCCTTATCTTCTGGAAATCTTCTAAGGTTTCAATACTACACAATACATGAAGGATTAAAAAATTATCACCTCTCTCAATATAGTACTGTGATGCAATCTAGAGACTGTCACATTTACGATTTAAGATTCCCCTGCCATCTATTATTAAGTAAGCTATGACCCCTATAATCATTTTGACTCAACTACCTTCTCAAGAAGAAGCCGAACTTATCGCTCACACTTTAGTAACTCAAAAGTTAGCGGCTTGCGTACAT
Encoded here:
- a CDS encoding STAS domain-containing protein, which translates into the protein MDWLTKQYGDVLVVSLEGALDAVSVPQAEAFLDKKVKEGKHKIVLNFQYVTYMSSSGIRLLFSLSKSLQSCQGLLCICCVSNLVADVIRIAGVDQLLPVCQSEQECFTKF
- a CDS encoding cell division protein FtsQ, whose translation is MVRSFIKMLFSPGPRYSLSYAFLCIFLSILIFIPTIHWLLFPETFLFPTTKALPIKNIFLISSSPSRIPEAIFSETLQLSADYPTFLHQFTIKQAEAKLKDLGIFSSVSIKKVPDNKGIIIFYALHTPIGYLGNQTNTLINHSGERFPCQPFFKTQKLPKIFFPQKDVESSILPLWKIDIASLLIEELKEDPPVIIDLSLTDIYPMEITVSLSSGNLLRFQYYTIHEGLKNYHLSQYSTVMQSRDCHIYDLRFPCHLLLSKL